The nucleotide sequence CCTGCTCCCGTAACAGTCCACTGTGCATCAGGCTTTCTCTGACTTCCATATTCAAGTGGGTATCTAAATTGTCTCTCAGCCGCAGAAAAATGTGATGAGGTAGCTGCTATTGTATAGTCTGCAAAACCACCATCCATAATCATTGCTGCAATACTTAAAGACTCAGTCATTGTAGAACATGCTCCATATAATCCATAAAACGGTATTTTAGCATCTCTTGCCGCAAAACTTGAAGAAGTAATTTGATTCAAAAGATCACCTGCAAATAAATAATCTATATCATTTTCAGTTAGATTAGATTTTTTTATTACTTCTGTTATCACTGTGTAAAGCATATTGCTTTCTGCCTTTTCAAAACTTTCTTCTCCATTCATATCATCGCTTAATATAATATCGAAGTAATCTTTAAGCGGTCCTCTACCTTCTTTTGGACCAACCATTGATACTGCTGAAACTATTCTTGGTTTACTATCAATTCTCGCCGTTTGAGAACCTAATCTTTTTTTCAAATTAATCACCCTATTTCATTAGATTAATTAAATAATATATTACTCCCACAATTACTGAAGAGCTCAAACCGTATACTAATACAGGACCTGCTATTGTAAACATCTTGGCACTTACACCAAAAACAAATCCTTCTTTTTTAAATTCAATTGCAGGAGCAACTATAGAATTTGCAAAACCTGTTATCGGTACTATACTTCCTGCACCTGCAATATTTGCAATTTTGTCATATATTCCTATGCCAGTTAAAAATGCTCCTATAAATATAAGCATTGTAGATGTATACATACTTAAATCTGATTTTGCAACACCATACCTAGAAAAAATATCTGAAACGAGCTGACCCACATCACATATTATTCCTCCTACTATAAATGCGCTCAAACAATTTTTCACTGTATTGGGTTTAGGTTTTGCAGCCTTAGCCAGGTTATTAAAATCAGTTTTTATTTTTTCCTCTGGAACGTCCATGTAGTTCCCTCCCTAGATATTTTTATTACAAAATTAGTGTTTACATTTAACCTATTTTTTAAACAAAAAAATAGTATACACTTAATTGTGCATACTATTTGGTTAGTTTTTCCCTTATAGCCTTCAGTATTCTTTTCTCTATTCTTGAAACTTGTACCTGACTTATTCCCAGCATATTTGCGACCTGAGTTTGAGTTTTATCCTTGAAAT is from Clostridium acetobutylicum ATCC 824 and encodes:
- the spoVAC gene encoding stage V sporulation protein AC, which produces MDVPEEKIKTDFNNLAKAAKPKPNTVKNCLSAFIVGGIICDVGQLVSDIFSRYGVAKSDLSMYTSTMLIFIGAFLTGIGIYDKIANIAGAGSIVPITGFANSIVAPAIEFKKEGFVFGVSAKMFTIAGPVLVYGLSSSVIVGVIYYLINLMK